CCCTACCAAGATGATGATGGTACCACACTGCAGTGCTTACTAAGCAAGAAACACatgaagaagcatcaattctttctacTAAAGTGTATGCAAGACTTGATTTTGCAATTAATTATGGAGTGCATTAATTGAGGAACTCAGTGGAGAGGCTCCTACTATATCTAGCTGATCTAAACTTGAGCTCATGATAACACTGCACAAAGCTATGGTAGATGAAAGTAATAGGTAATGCCAATAGAACAATTCCACTGACAACACAAACTCCTCCAAGAATTCTTCCAGGCATTGTGATAGGATACATATCTCCATAGCCAACTGTAGTCATAGAGATAATCACCCACCAGCAGGCAGCAGGGATGCTGGCGAAGTCCTTGTTGGATGCTTCCAGGTCCAACCCATGTTCAAGAAGCTGAGAAAGTGCACTAAAAATTGCCATGGCAACACAAATGAAGACAAGTAACATCACCATCTCTCGGTAACATCGTTTGAGAGTTAAACCAAGTGTCTGAAGACCAATGAAGTGACGGGCAAGCTTAATCACCCAAAAAATCCTCATCATTCTAAGCACCCTCAAAGTGACTCCAGCCCTCTGAAGTTGAGAGTTCTCGCCTGTAAATACTGTCATTAACACGGAGATATAATATGGCGTGATTGCCAGTAAGTCAATGATGTTCAGGGGTCTCTTGACAAACTCACACTTGTTTTTGGAGACGATGAACCTCACGATGCACTCTGCAGTGAACCAACCTATGCAGATAGCTTCAATTATCCTGTCAAGAGAACAAAAGAAGgattgatcattttatttttaagcattttaatagCTCTTAGAGCTCTTCAGATA
The Saccopteryx bilineata isolate mSacBil1 chromosome 3, mSacBil1_pri_phased_curated, whole genome shotgun sequence DNA segment above includes these coding regions:
- the KCNG3 gene encoding potassium voltage-gated channel subfamily G member 3 isoform X2, with translation MTFGRSGAASVVLNVGGARYSMSRELLKDFPLRRVSRLHGCRSERDVLEVCDDYDRERNEYFFDRHSEAFGFILLYVRGHGKLRFAPRMCELSFYNEMIYWGLEGAHLEYCCQRRLDDRMSDTYTFYSADEPGALGRDEARPGGAEAAPSRRWLERMRRTFEEPTSSLAAQILASVSVVFVIVSMVVLCASTLPDWRAAAADNRSLDDRSRIIEAICIGWFTAECIVRFIVSKNKCEFVKRPLNIIDLLAITPYYISVLMTVFTGENSQLQRAGVTLRVLRMMRIFWVIKLARHFIGLQTLGLTLKRCYREMVMLLVFICVAMAIFSALSQLLEHGLDLEASNKDFASIPAACWWVIISMTTVGYGDMYPITMPGRILGGVCVVSGIVLLALPITFIYHSFVQCYHELKFRSARYSRSLSTEFLN